A single region of the Hyalangium ruber genome encodes:
- a CDS encoding NAD(P)-binding protein has translation MKKKVAVLGGGAGALTTAYYLSRTPELREEYEVTVYQVGWRLGGKGASGRGPHGRIEEHGLHIFWGFYENAFSLMRECYRVMDRPKSMPLATFEQAFAPRDLIAMEDFVNGRWQRWVVSFPSNSRQPGEGDDSSTSWQIIEQVLGVARQVYSKLKGGLSLAVAQGHTLTAQELGSTADGEELLEQAYAQVLLATQPQLASATADGITETVLKLLRTFLNWIKSRIEYLIESNFLLYQLYVGLDFLIANLVGILADGVLSKGFNSIEGQDYREWLEKHGASAMSLRSVLARTIYDAAMSMVDGDPDRQLIGAGSALRALLRIGLTYQGHVAYEFTGSMGDTIFVPLYEACRKQGVRFEFFHRVEEVIAERGGPGGKPRVTRVRVGRQVDLKDPKASYEPFIYVKNLPCWPDKPLYDQIVQGDKLIIEGIDLESFYTPWPSVEERVLEVGKDFDQVVFGIPVASVPFLCPTLMELNPAWRRMVDQVATIQTQAFQIWTTKDLSALGWTVGSPMLTGYVEPLDTWADMTSLLPREGWAQPNAPRTSAYFCGPMPGPSRPPPPTDHGYPARQKELARQAALSFLRNDISVLWPRSTQPNNPAVFDWSLLVPSNGAAGEGRFGTQYWRANVDPSERYTLALPGTEKARIRPDQTGFENLTVCGDWVDNGFYIGAAEGAVISGMLAFRAVTKQPLRISGEAFWYR, from the coding sequence ATGAAGAAGAAGGTGGCGGTACTCGGTGGCGGCGCCGGCGCGCTGACCACCGCGTACTACCTGTCTCGCACGCCGGAGCTTCGCGAAGAGTACGAAGTCACCGTGTACCAGGTGGGCTGGCGACTCGGAGGCAAGGGCGCCAGCGGACGCGGCCCCCACGGCCGCATCGAGGAGCATGGGCTCCACATCTTCTGGGGCTTCTACGAGAACGCGTTCTCGTTGATGCGCGAGTGCTACCGGGTGATGGACCGGCCGAAGTCGATGCCGCTGGCCACCTTCGAGCAGGCCTTCGCCCCGCGCGATCTCATCGCGATGGAGGACTTCGTCAACGGCCGCTGGCAGCGCTGGGTGGTGTCGTTCCCCTCCAACTCCCGCCAGCCTGGCGAGGGGGATGACTCGTCCACGAGCTGGCAGATCATCGAGCAGGTGCTCGGGGTGGCCCGGCAGGTCTACAGCAAGCTCAAGGGCGGGCTCTCGCTCGCGGTGGCGCAGGGCCACACCCTCACCGCGCAGGAGCTGGGGAGCACTGCGGATGGGGAGGAGCTGCTCGAGCAGGCCTATGCCCAGGTGTTGTTGGCCACGCAGCCGCAGCTGGCCTCTGCCACCGCGGACGGCATCACGGAGACGGTCCTCAAGCTGCTCCGGACGTTCCTGAACTGGATCAAGTCTCGGATCGAGTACCTGATCGAGTCGAACTTCCTGCTCTATCAGCTGTACGTGGGCTTGGACTTCCTCATCGCCAACCTCGTGGGAATCCTCGCGGATGGCGTGCTGTCCAAGGGCTTCAACTCCATCGAGGGCCAGGACTACCGCGAGTGGCTGGAGAAGCACGGCGCCAGCGCCATGTCGCTGCGCTCGGTGCTGGCGCGCACCATCTACGACGCGGCCATGAGCATGGTCGACGGCGATCCGGATCGGCAGTTGATCGGAGCGGGCAGCGCTCTGCGGGCGCTCTTGCGCATCGGCCTCACGTACCAGGGGCACGTGGCCTACGAGTTCACGGGCTCCATGGGCGACACCATCTTCGTGCCGCTGTACGAAGCCTGCCGGAAGCAGGGGGTGCGCTTCGAGTTCTTCCACCGCGTCGAGGAGGTCATCGCCGAGCGCGGCGGGCCCGGCGGCAAGCCTCGCGTCACCCGGGTGCGCGTCGGCCGCCAGGTGGACTTGAAGGATCCGAAGGCCAGCTACGAGCCCTTCATCTACGTGAAGAACCTGCCGTGCTGGCCGGACAAGCCGCTCTACGATCAGATCGTCCAAGGGGACAAGCTGATCATCGAGGGGATCGATCTGGAGTCCTTCTACACGCCTTGGCCGAGCGTGGAGGAGCGTGTGCTGGAGGTGGGCAAGGACTTCGATCAGGTCGTCTTCGGCATCCCGGTGGCCTCGGTGCCCTTCCTGTGCCCGACGCTGATGGAGCTCAACCCGGCGTGGCGGCGGATGGTGGATCAGGTGGCCACCATCCAGACGCAGGCCTTCCAGATCTGGACCACCAAGGATCTGAGCGCGCTGGGCTGGACGGTGGGGAGCCCGATGCTGACGGGCTACGTCGAGCCGCTCGACACGTGGGCGGACATGACGAGCCTGTTGCCCCGGGAGGGCTGGGCCCAGCCGAACGCGCCGCGCACCTCGGCCTATTTCTGCGGTCCCATGCCCGGTCCGTCTCGGCCTCCACCTCCGACAGACCATGGCTACCCCGCGCGGCAGAAGGAGCTGGCTCGGCAGGCGGCGCTCAGCTTCCTGCGCAATGACATCAGCGTGCTCTGGCCGCGCTCGACGCAGCCCAACAACCCGGCTGTGTTCGACTGGTCGCTGCTGGTGCCCTCGAACGGGGCGGCGGGGGAGGGGCGCTTCGGCACGCAGTACTGGCGCGCCAACGTCGACCCCAGCGAGCGCTACACCCTGGCGCTGCCGGGCACCGAGAAGGCGCGGATCCGGCCGGACCAGACGGGCTTCGAGAACCTGACCGTCTGCGGGGACTGGGTGGACAACGGCTTCTATATCGGGGCGGCCGAGGGCGCCGTCATCTCCGGCATGCTGGCCTTCCGCGCCGTCACGAAGCAGCCGCTGCGGATCTCTGGAGAGGCGTTCTGGTACCGCTGA
- a CDS encoding MBL fold metallo-hydrolase — translation MLLLGVTGIGTGCHAFAAPVYQGPRSEHFDGERFVNQETRTRRMSILDWQLNRQPGPWTEWTDTPPGPPPPRRVASGALRVTFVNHATTLLQLDGVNVLTDPIWSERCSPVSFVGPKRVRPPGLRFEDLPPIDAVIISHNHYDHMDLPTLKRLAKHFPNARFFAGLGNKAFLDSKGLPNVTELDWWQEVQLTPAVKLVSAPAQHTSNRGLSDRNGTLWTSYVLQGPSGVTYFAGDTGYGKHFRQVRERFGPPRLAVLPIGAYKPEAFMEVMHISPKEAVRAHLDLEAKVSVPMHFGTFHLGDDGQEEPVADLLEAVEAQPSPKPEFWVLGFGEGRDVH, via the coding sequence TTGCTCCTACTGGGAGTGACAGGGATTGGAACGGGTTGCCATGCGTTCGCCGCTCCTGTCTACCAAGGCCCGAGGTCCGAGCACTTCGACGGCGAGCGCTTCGTCAACCAGGAGACGCGCACGCGTCGGATGAGCATCCTGGACTGGCAGTTGAACCGGCAGCCCGGCCCCTGGACTGAGTGGACCGACACCCCTCCGGGTCCTCCTCCACCCCGTCGCGTGGCCTCCGGGGCCCTGCGCGTCACCTTCGTCAACCACGCCACCACGCTGCTCCAGCTGGACGGAGTGAACGTGCTGACGGACCCCATCTGGTCCGAGCGCTGCAGCCCGGTGTCCTTCGTGGGCCCCAAGCGCGTGCGCCCGCCCGGCCTGCGCTTCGAGGACCTGCCGCCCATCGACGCGGTGATCATCAGCCACAACCACTACGACCACATGGACTTGCCGACGCTCAAGCGCCTGGCGAAGCACTTCCCCAACGCGCGCTTCTTCGCCGGGCTGGGCAACAAGGCCTTCCTGGACTCCAAGGGCCTGCCGAACGTGACGGAGCTGGACTGGTGGCAGGAGGTCCAACTCACACCGGCGGTGAAGCTGGTGAGCGCCCCCGCCCAGCACACCTCCAACCGGGGCCTGAGCGACCGCAACGGGACGCTGTGGACGAGCTACGTGCTCCAGGGGCCCTCGGGGGTGACGTACTTCGCGGGGGACACCGGCTACGGCAAGCACTTCCGCCAGGTGCGCGAGCGCTTCGGCCCGCCTCGCCTGGCGGTGCTGCCCATCGGCGCCTACAAGCCCGAGGCCTTCATGGAGGTGATGCACATCTCCCCGAAGGAGGCGGTGCGAGCCCACCTCGACCTCGAGGCCAAGGTGAGCGTGCCCATGCACTTCGGCACCTTCCACCTCGGGGATGACGGGCAGGAGGAGCCCGTCGCCGATCTGCTCGAGGCCGTGGAGGCCCAACCCTCACCGAAGCCGGAGTTCTGGGTGCTCGGCTTCGGCGAGGGGCGCGACGTCCACTGA
- a CDS encoding D-alanine--D-alanine ligase family protein — protein sequence MRIALTYNLRLSDSEEEAEFDTQETVNTLAGAIERLGHRLERFEVSGPASRTVARLEAYSPDLIFNTAEGRRGRFREAFYPALFDELGFPYTASDAYALAVTLDKQLTKLILSKHGIRTPGWQYVEKLSELTAENLRFPVIVKPNFEGSSKGITQDSIAETLDEVRAKVADALAKYPAGVLVEEFIGGKDLTVPFLAAVDNDYDGVLTPVEYVVDANATAGRKYQIYDYDLKVKNYGAVSVRAPANISAKTAEDVRKMAQTIFRVLDCRDLGRIDFRLSDAGVPYFLEINALPSLEPGAGIYASAALEGLHLDGVIGSIIQSAAKRYKIKDSARRQGKPARKSGPLKVGFSYNVKRVKPTVDASEDSEAEYDSPSTLQAIREAIASWGHEVIDLEATAELPSVLASTPVDIVFNIAEGFKGRNRESQVPAMLELLDIPYTGSDPATLSLALDKALAKKIVRQAGIHTPTFQLMHTGKERLNKEFTNFPLIVKPVAEGSSKGVVSKSVCQSEAELREVVKELVGKYKQPALIEEYIGGREFTVGLLGERRPRVLPPMEIVFLDKEEKNPVYSFQHKLDWNDRIRYDAPAKLEPALLEKLRTAARGSFMALGCRDVARIDFRMDDKGRIYFIECNPLPGLTPGWSDLVLIAQGAGMDYRTLIGEIMAPAIRRYKEREARRAADEQGPTKVLLDKPAGEKSALEDKPGGGNGGGQHSASGEVPPRTDVKA from the coding sequence GTGCGCATCGCGCTGACGTACAACCTCAGGCTCTCCGACTCGGAAGAAGAGGCGGAGTTCGATACCCAGGAGACGGTGAACACGCTGGCGGGCGCCATCGAGCGGCTCGGCCACCGGCTGGAGCGCTTCGAGGTGAGCGGCCCCGCCTCGCGCACCGTCGCCCGGCTGGAGGCCTACAGCCCGGATCTCATCTTCAATACCGCCGAGGGGCGCCGCGGCCGCTTCCGCGAGGCCTTCTACCCGGCCCTCTTCGACGAGCTGGGCTTCCCGTACACCGCCAGCGACGCGTACGCCCTGGCCGTCACGTTGGACAAGCAGCTCACCAAGCTGATCCTCTCCAAGCACGGCATCCGCACGCCGGGCTGGCAGTACGTGGAGAAGCTCAGCGAGCTGACGGCCGAGAACCTGCGCTTCCCCGTGATCGTCAAGCCCAACTTCGAGGGCTCCTCCAAGGGCATCACCCAGGACTCCATCGCGGAGACGCTGGACGAGGTGCGCGCGAAGGTGGCCGACGCGCTGGCCAAGTACCCCGCCGGCGTGCTGGTCGAGGAGTTCATCGGCGGCAAGGACCTGACGGTGCCCTTCCTGGCCGCGGTGGACAATGACTACGACGGCGTGCTCACGCCGGTGGAGTACGTGGTCGACGCGAACGCCACGGCGGGCCGCAAGTACCAGATCTACGACTACGATCTGAAGGTGAAGAACTACGGCGCCGTGAGCGTGCGCGCCCCGGCGAACATCTCCGCGAAGACGGCGGAGGACGTGCGCAAGATGGCGCAGACGATCTTCCGAGTGCTGGACTGCCGGGACCTGGGCCGCATCGACTTCCGGCTCAGCGACGCGGGCGTGCCGTACTTCCTGGAGATCAACGCGCTGCCCAGCCTGGAGCCCGGCGCCGGCATCTACGCCTCCGCGGCGCTGGAGGGGCTGCACCTGGACGGGGTGATCGGCTCGATCATCCAGAGCGCCGCCAAGCGCTACAAGATCAAGGACTCGGCGCGGCGCCAGGGCAAGCCGGCGCGCAAGAGCGGCCCGCTGAAGGTGGGCTTCTCCTACAACGTCAAGCGCGTGAAGCCGACCGTGGATGCCTCCGAGGACAGCGAGGCCGAGTACGACTCGCCGTCCACGCTCCAGGCCATCCGCGAGGCCATCGCCTCGTGGGGCCATGAGGTGATCGACCTCGAGGCCACCGCGGAGCTGCCGAGTGTGCTCGCGAGCACGCCGGTGGACATCGTCTTCAACATCGCCGAGGGCTTCAAGGGCCGTAACCGCGAGAGCCAGGTGCCGGCGATGCTGGAGCTCCTGGACATCCCGTACACGGGCAGCGATCCGGCGACGCTCTCGCTCGCGCTGGACAAGGCGCTGGCCAAGAAGATCGTCCGCCAGGCCGGCATCCACACGCCGACCTTCCAGCTCATGCACACGGGCAAGGAGCGGCTCAACAAGGAGTTCACCAACTTCCCGCTCATCGTGAAGCCGGTGGCGGAGGGCTCCTCCAAGGGCGTGGTGAGCAAGAGCGTCTGCCAGAGCGAGGCGGAGCTGCGCGAGGTGGTGAAGGAGCTGGTGGGCAAGTACAAGCAGCCGGCGCTCATCGAGGAGTACATTGGCGGGCGCGAGTTCACCGTGGGCCTGCTGGGCGAGCGCCGGCCGCGCGTGCTGCCGCCCATGGAGATCGTCTTCCTCGACAAAGAGGAGAAGAACCCGGTCTACAGCTTCCAGCACAAGCTCGATTGGAACGATCGCATCCGGTACGACGCGCCCGCGAAGCTGGAGCCGGCGCTGCTGGAGAAGCTGCGCACGGCGGCGCGTGGCTCGTTCATGGCGCTGGGGTGCCGCGACGTGGCGCGCATCGACTTCCGCATGGATGACAAGGGGCGCATCTACTTCATCGAGTGCAACCCGCTGCCGGGCCTCACGCCGGGCTGGAGCGATCTGGTGCTCATCGCCCAGGGCGCGGGCATGGACTACCGCACGCTCATTGGCGAGATCATGGCCCCGGCCATCCGCCGCTACAAGGAGCGGGAGGCCCGTCGCGCCGCCGACGAGCAGGGGCCCACCAAGGTGCTGCTGGACAAGCCCGCTGGGGAGAAGTCCGCCCTGGAGGACAAGCCCGGCGGTGGCAACGGCGGCGGCCAGCACTCCGCCAGCGGTGAAGTGCCGCCGCGCACCGACGTGAAGGCCTGA
- a CDS encoding FAD-dependent oxidoreductase encodes MSTAEESRSRKRRIVILGGGVGAMTAAYGLTNYPGWQDHYEVVLYNLGWRLGGKGASGRNKDAAQRIEEHGLHVWMGHYENAFRMMRQVYQELGRPKSAPLATLEDAFKKQSLVNLFERTPNGWVDWPFPFPENPLEPGMEGEGAFPSLATYLERGLQALLDMLYELPGAGLAAATPAPETLPAKIESTLRSLGLPAFPRGSVPGIGRTLQLAQLAAARLPKAQGAQDPNHLEVILYLVEEVFARLSARFIRNLENSAVRKLWGVLELGLVIARGILRDGLLSKGFNAIDGEDFRAWLARHGASDFTLYQAPIVRGMYQLLFAYIQGDPNRQQLAAGVATRFMIRMALTYKGAVFYKMRAGMGDVVFAPMYEVLKRRGVRFHFFHKVEKLRVHPLTRNINRIEMTRQVALKDSVAGYQPLVDVLGLPCWPDRPSYEQIVDGHELEASGINLESYWAPKWKGAKPVTLERGKDYDVLVMGISLGTFPYLCGELLEHSARWRRMVEALQTNQTLGVQVWLSRSLEELGWTQAPTVMTGYAEPLNTYADMAHLLPRETWPPGTVKNIAYFTAPLMDAPVIPPFTDHDFPRREHERLKELSLRWLKECIGPLWPKAPRYNPTGLDWAQLATLQGKQEGVARFDSQFWRANIDPPERYVLSLPGSTEARLGSHDSDYPNLYLAGDWTLTGLNCGCVEAAVMSGLQASQAISGYPENISGESDF; translated from the coding sequence ATGAGCACGGCAGAGGAGTCGCGGAGTCGAAAGCGCAGGATCGTCATCCTCGGGGGTGGCGTCGGCGCGATGACGGCCGCTTACGGGCTGACCAACTACCCGGGCTGGCAGGACCACTACGAGGTCGTCCTCTACAACCTGGGCTGGCGGCTGGGTGGCAAGGGCGCCAGCGGGCGCAACAAGGACGCCGCCCAGCGCATCGAGGAGCACGGCCTCCACGTCTGGATGGGGCACTACGAGAACGCCTTCCGGATGATGCGGCAGGTGTACCAGGAGCTGGGTCGCCCCAAGAGCGCCCCCCTGGCCACGCTCGAAGATGCCTTCAAGAAGCAGTCGCTCGTCAATCTGTTCGAGCGCACGCCGAATGGGTGGGTGGACTGGCCGTTCCCCTTTCCGGAGAACCCGCTCGAGCCGGGGATGGAAGGGGAGGGGGCATTCCCTTCGCTCGCCACCTACCTGGAGCGCGGGCTGCAGGCGCTGCTGGACATGCTGTACGAGCTGCCAGGGGCGGGCCTCGCCGCGGCGACGCCTGCTCCCGAGACGCTGCCCGCGAAAATCGAGAGCACGCTCCGCTCGCTGGGGCTCCCGGCCTTCCCGAGGGGCAGCGTGCCGGGCATCGGGCGCACGCTCCAGCTCGCGCAGCTCGCCGCGGCTCGGCTGCCCAAGGCTCAGGGGGCGCAGGACCCGAACCACCTGGAGGTCATCCTCTATCTCGTCGAGGAGGTCTTCGCCCGGCTGTCGGCGCGCTTCATCCGCAACCTGGAGAACAGTGCCGTTCGCAAGCTCTGGGGCGTTCTGGAGCTGGGGCTCGTCATCGCCCGGGGCATCCTGCGGGATGGGCTGCTGAGTAAGGGCTTCAACGCCATCGACGGCGAGGACTTCCGCGCGTGGCTGGCGCGGCACGGCGCCAGCGACTTCACGCTGTACCAGGCCCCCATCGTTCGGGGCATGTACCAGCTGCTCTTCGCGTACATCCAGGGCGATCCGAACCGGCAGCAGCTCGCGGCGGGCGTGGCGACGCGCTTCATGATTCGCATGGCCCTCACCTACAAGGGCGCGGTCTTCTACAAGATGCGCGCGGGCATGGGTGACGTGGTCTTCGCTCCCATGTACGAGGTGCTCAAGCGGCGGGGTGTGCGGTTCCACTTCTTCCACAAGGTGGAGAAGCTCCGCGTCCACCCGCTGACGCGCAACATCAACCGCATCGAGATGACGCGGCAGGTGGCGCTGAAGGACTCGGTGGCGGGGTATCAGCCCCTCGTGGATGTGCTCGGGCTGCCGTGCTGGCCCGACCGGCCGAGCTACGAGCAGATCGTCGATGGCCACGAGCTCGAGGCCTCCGGCATCAATTTGGAGTCGTACTGGGCTCCGAAGTGGAAGGGGGCGAAGCCCGTCACCCTGGAGCGCGGCAAGGACTACGACGTCTTGGTGATGGGGATCTCGCTCGGGACGTTCCCCTACCTCTGCGGAGAGCTGCTCGAGCACAGCGCGCGCTGGCGGCGGATGGTCGAGGCGCTCCAGACCAACCAGACGCTGGGCGTGCAGGTCTGGCTGTCCCGCTCCTTGGAGGAGCTGGGCTGGACGCAGGCGCCCACGGTGATGACGGGCTATGCCGAGCCGCTCAATACCTATGCGGACATGGCGCACCTACTGCCTCGGGAGACCTGGCCCCCGGGGACGGTCAAGAACATCGCCTACTTCACCGCGCCGCTGATGGACGCGCCGGTCATCCCGCCGTTCACCGATCACGACTTCCCCCGGCGAGAGCACGAGCGACTGAAGGAACTGTCCCTCCGTTGGCTGAAGGAGTGCATCGGACCGCTGTGGCCGAAGGCGCCGCGCTACAACCCGACGGGCCTGGACTGGGCGCAGCTCGCGACGCTTCAGGGCAAGCAGGAGGGGGTGGCCCGCTTCGACAGCCAGTTCTGGCGCGCCAACATCGACCCGCCCGAGCGCTACGTGCTCTCGCTGCCGGGCTCGACGGAGGCCCGGCTCGGCTCGCACGACTCCGACTACCCCAACCTGTACCTCGCGGGAGACTGGACCCTCACCGGCCTCAACTGCGGGTGCGTGGAGGCCGCCGTCATGTCCGGCCTCCAGGCCTCGCAGGCCATCTCCGGCTACCCGGAGAACATCTCCGGCGAGAGCGACTTCTGA
- a CDS encoding protein kinase domain-containing protein, which translates to MSGRQVGGRYVLEKKIAGGGMGAIWMATDSQLQRRVAIKLTTSQRLSSAAARRQFEQEAKAIAQFHHPNVVQIHDFGVDGDDPYIVMELLEGEDLETRLRRRERLAPSAVAALMTQVARALTDAHTAGIVHRDLKPANLFLARVAGREEVKILDFGLVRQKSRTEDLPTDPVADGMVGTLRYMSPEQIRGDTSLDHRSDLWSIAVVFFRALTGRFPFSLESVGSLLNGSFRPPEVAPSTLVPELGAELDPFFSRALDPDPAQRFQSANELAAAFSAIVQSARIETAKILVVDDEPDVETLMRQAFRRQLRDGLYEMIFASDGEDGLEKLRQNPDVDAILTDINMPRMDGLTFLGKVGEVNPLVKVIIVSAYSDMANIRTAMNRGAHDFLVKPLDFQDLEATLVKTLKHAAEVRQMVRSIEENALLRVAVQSSVRDRLRSLLQGPEALAGERVEATVAFVSIKDFTPVTRQAPPEAVIRKLNENFQVIVPELASRGGTVDKFLGESVMAVFRGPEHLTRALDACVAVRAQIRDMAFRTGDQSPYAHGVSIGLDAGDVVAGGLGGLELGRLDYTVVGDVVNTAAQLAALAAREQVLISERLRQRIAEEFECREAGAYLLGPGASVTVHDVLGRRGQVVITGDTTPSPQPREPTTQPQDSALAALTGR; encoded by the coding sequence ATGTCTGGTCGCCAGGTCGGTGGCAGGTACGTGTTGGAGAAGAAGATCGCTGGCGGTGGCATGGGTGCCATCTGGATGGCGACCGATTCCCAGCTCCAGCGGCGCGTTGCCATCAAGCTCACCACGTCGCAGCGGCTCTCTTCCGCCGCCGCGCGCCGTCAATTCGAGCAGGAAGCCAAGGCGATCGCCCAGTTCCACCACCCGAACGTGGTGCAGATCCACGACTTCGGCGTGGACGGCGATGACCCGTACATCGTCATGGAGCTGCTCGAGGGCGAGGACCTCGAGACGCGCCTGCGTCGCCGCGAGCGGCTGGCGCCCTCCGCCGTCGCCGCGCTGATGACCCAGGTGGCCCGTGCCCTGACGGACGCGCACACCGCCGGCATCGTCCACCGCGACCTCAAGCCGGCCAACCTCTTCCTGGCCCGGGTCGCCGGCCGCGAGGAGGTGAAGATCCTCGACTTCGGTCTGGTCCGGCAGAAGTCGCGCACCGAGGATCTGCCCACCGATCCTGTCGCCGATGGCATGGTGGGGACGCTGCGCTACATGAGCCCCGAGCAGATCCGCGGGGACACGAGCCTCGACCACCGCAGCGATCTCTGGTCCATCGCGGTGGTGTTCTTCCGCGCCCTCACCGGGCGCTTCCCGTTCTCGCTGGAGTCCGTCGGCTCGCTGCTCAACGGCAGCTTCCGTCCGCCCGAGGTGGCTCCCTCCACGCTGGTGCCCGAGCTGGGCGCGGAGCTGGATCCCTTCTTCTCGCGCGCGCTGGATCCCGATCCCGCGCAGCGCTTCCAGTCCGCCAATGAGCTGGCGGCGGCCTTCTCGGCGATCGTCCAGTCGGCCCGCATCGAGACGGCCAAGATTCTGGTGGTGGACGACGAGCCAGACGTGGAGACGCTGATGCGGCAGGCATTCCGCCGCCAGCTCCGCGACGGCCTCTACGAGATGATCTTCGCCTCGGATGGCGAGGACGGCCTGGAGAAGCTGCGCCAGAACCCGGACGTGGACGCCATCCTCACCGACATCAACATGCCGCGCATGGACGGGCTCACCTTCCTGGGCAAGGTCGGCGAGGTGAACCCGCTGGTGAAGGTCATCATCGTCTCGGCCTACAGCGACATGGCCAACATCCGCACGGCGATGAACCGCGGTGCGCACGACTTCCTGGTCAAGCCGCTCGACTTCCAGGATCTCGAGGCCACGCTGGTCAAGACGCTCAAGCACGCGGCCGAGGTGCGCCAGATGGTGCGCTCCATCGAGGAGAACGCACTGCTGCGCGTGGCCGTGCAGAGCTCCGTGCGCGACCGCCTGCGCTCGCTCTTGCAGGGGCCGGAGGCGCTGGCCGGTGAGCGCGTGGAGGCCACGGTGGCCTTCGTCTCCATCAAGGACTTCACGCCGGTGACGCGCCAGGCGCCGCCGGAGGCCGTCATCCGCAAGCTGAACGAGAACTTCCAGGTCATCGTCCCCGAGCTGGCCTCGCGCGGCGGCACGGTGGACAAGTTCCTGGGCGAGTCGGTGATGGCGGTGTTCCGCGGCCCCGAGCACCTCACGCGGGCGCTGGATGCGTGCGTGGCGGTGCGGGCGCAGATCCGCGACATGGCCTTCCGCACGGGTGATCAGTCGCCGTACGCGCATGGCGTCTCCATCGGGCTGGATGCCGGAGACGTGGTGGCGGGCGGCCTCGGCGGGCTGGAGCTGGGTCGGCTGGACTACACGGTGGTCGGAGACGTGGTGAACACCGCGGCGCAGCTCGCCGCGCTGGCCGCGCGGGAGCAGGTGCTCATCAGCGAGCGCCTGCGCCAGCGCATCGCGGAGGAGTTCGAGTGTCGGGAGGCAGGGGCCTATCTGCTCGGCCCGGGCGCTTCGGTGACCGTCCACGACGTCCTCGGCCGCCGCGGCCAGGTGGTCATAACGGGGGACACGACGCCTTCCCCGCAGCCGCGTGAGCCGACCACTCAGCCTCAGGACTCGGCCCTGGCTGCCCTGACGGGCCGGTAG
- a CDS encoding acetoacetate decarboxylase family protein, with protein MSPPGTKYLNNASLQVYPPPSLCQDVTQYIFFIKGRQSSLQAVCDKYLNEPSGGAVDYRPRLPFVMLTFQHIARLSSGAEGFQDWGYTSEREATFWIAASDYKKHGPDELCKRVEMFIPFIYADNPWAVAGGREIYGFPKQAATIQMPGTGQGAGAFEIHTLAYRTFSPDTRAELARVLTVERADGTSLDREERERSLGEELLERLGVLRDELGQLLGFDFEIGARVVEFLFRPTLPMVFLKQLRGVGTRTDACYQAIVGAAADQIDLKSLRLVPRRFRLKVESLATQPLVEELGLELDPRGQIFIPGALQVRYDFRLNEGHLIWSGS; from the coding sequence ATGAGCCCTCCGGGGACGAAGTACCTCAACAACGCCTCGCTCCAGGTCTACCCCCCGCCGAGCCTGTGCCAGGACGTCACCCAGTACATCTTCTTCATCAAGGGTCGGCAGTCGAGCCTCCAGGCCGTCTGCGACAAGTACCTCAATGAGCCCTCGGGTGGCGCGGTGGACTATCGCCCGCGGCTGCCCTTCGTGATGCTGACGTTCCAGCACATCGCCCGGCTCTCCTCGGGAGCCGAGGGCTTCCAGGACTGGGGGTACACCTCGGAGCGCGAGGCCACCTTCTGGATCGCCGCCAGCGACTACAAGAAGCACGGCCCGGACGAGCTCTGCAAGCGCGTGGAGATGTTCATTCCCTTCATCTACGCGGACAACCCCTGGGCGGTGGCTGGAGGCCGGGAGATCTACGGCTTCCCCAAGCAGGCCGCGACGATCCAGATGCCGGGCACGGGGCAGGGGGCGGGGGCGTTCGAGATCCACACCCTGGCGTACCGCACCTTCAGCCCCGACACGCGGGCCGAGCTGGCGCGGGTGCTCACCGTGGAGCGCGCGGATGGCACCTCCCTCGATCGGGAGGAGCGGGAGCGCTCGCTGGGAGAGGAGTTGCTGGAGCGGCTCGGCGTCCTCCGGGATGAGCTGGGGCAGTTGCTCGGCTTCGACTTCGAGATCGGCGCGCGGGTCGTCGAGTTCCTGTTCCGGCCGACGCTGCCCATGGTGTTCCTCAAGCAGCTTCGCGGCGTGGGCACCCGCACGGATGCCTGCTACCAGGCCATCGTGGGCGCGGCGGCGGATCAGATCGATCTGAAGAGCCTGCGCCTGGTGCCGCGCCGCTTCCGCCTGAAGGTGGAGTCGCTCGCCACCCAGCCGCTGGTCGAGGAGCTGGGGCTGGAGCTCGATCCGAGGGGGCAGATCTTCATTCCAGGGGCTCTGCAAGTCCGCTACGACTTCCGCCTCAACGAAGGTCACCTCATCTGGAGCGGTTCATGA